ctccgtaatgatttccatctcacgacgagaagacgtgcgagtcccgtcttcgctcagcgaggttgctagcggaatattatattcgcggagatccctgcggcacttctttagactcgtccttctttgtgctgcttccagaatcttcttctgcctgtacttcaaaaaatcctcctgcaacgcttttctgcagctagtgtttgctactaaccgctcaatgtgcgatgcattcggatcaagcctcaaagcccttcttctttccaacaattccttggtggtcttcgaaattcgatccaagtttgtcgtgcgcggcttcgaggcacgttcagcacaccctcgtaatcctctgagcagcatctcgtagtccacgtttgggtcctcctcgatgtgccaggcaccttgggacaaggagtcttCGAGTACGCAATCCTCGTAgatgacttcttttctccttcgttgccgatagcagatgttcttttccatcgtgtagCTAAGTCGTACTTCGCAGGAAGGGGACGGTggtcagaaccactacaaaaggatggtaccactgagacgtcaagtagacatcacctccggttggtgagtatgtggtcgatctccgcacgagtcgcgccattgggcgattcccatgtccaccgacgatgatcttttttcatgaaaagagagttcccatgaaagaggcgagcggcggacaacagcccggcgagacgattgccattttcattccggtctaataatccaaatcttccaatcctgtattcctcttctgtggcctttcctagt
This window of the Necator americanus strain Aroian chromosome III, whole genome shotgun sequence genome carries:
- a CDS encoding hypothetical protein (NECATOR_CHRIII.G12149.T1) codes for the protein MEKNICYRQRRRKEVIYEDCVLEDSLSQGAWHIEEDPNVDYEMLLRGLRGCAERASKPRTTNLDRISKTTKELLERRRALRLDPNASHIERLVANTSCRKALQEDFLKYRQKKILEAAQRRTSLKKCRRDLREYNIPLATSLSEDGTRTSSRREMEIITERFYSNLFHQLLCQAQSSPLAKFHHGFSLRKYESLSRA